One genomic region from Yarrowia lipolytica chromosome 1C, complete sequence encodes:
- a CDS encoding uncharacterized protein (Compare to YALI0C22858g, similar to Saccharomyces cerevisiae SWD1 (YAR003W); ancestral locus Anc_4.123, similar to uniprot|O42858 Schizosaccharomyces pombe Hypothetical WD-repeat protein C23H3.05c), translating to MNLSLLDPFSLAQDYPETLSKRLKWGHSCCISFNRKGDYFASGLVDGTIVIFDFDTHGVIAVLRGHSRQIQSLSWSKDGRYILSSSRDWTCMLWDLSTKKATQTINFNTPVWGAQLHPSGHALFVVSLYEAAPKLVHLDTERGGGPTMHDLPTDEQKDDEDSETTKKPVKHLTLVTQFDKSGKYIFAGTSRGFLNVISTDTRDILHSTRVTSSSIKNIEVSQSGRSLGINSSDRVIRQIQVPTLLSTEPDTWEFEVILKYQDVVNRLQWNSITFASNGEYMLASTFESHDVYMWETSMGSLVKIFEGPKEELTGISWHPSRPILAAIGLDSGKIFLWSTITPQRWSALAPDFVEVEENINYEEKEDEFDMADQEDIDQQRQDDEDGEVDVMTIEQIRGVVGQHESFIVPIELSDVEEAPVSDDD from the exons ATGAATTTATCGCTTTTGGATCCGTTTTCGCTGGCCCAGGACTATCCGGAAACCCTAAGCAAGAGGCTGA aatGGGGACACTCGTGTTGCATTTCGTTTAATCGAAAGGGAGACTACTTTGCATCGGGGCTTGTGGATGGCACAATTGTAATTTTCGATTTCGACACGCACGGAGTTATTGCTGTTCTTCGCGGCCACTCGCGACAGATCCAGAGTCTCAGTTGGTCAAAAGATGGACGGTATATCCTGTCTTCATCACGAGATTGGACGTGCATGCTGTGGGACTTGAGCACCAAAAAGGCGACACAGACGATCAATTTCAACACCCCGGTCTGGGGCGCACAACTGCATCCTTCGGGTCACGCGCTGTTTGTAGTCTCTTTGTACGAGGCAGCTCCCAAACTTGTGCACTTGGACACGGAAAGAGGAGGGGGGCCTACGATGCATGATCTGCCTACAGACGAGCAGAAGGACGACGAAGATTCGGAAACGACAAAGAAACCGGTCAAACATCTCACTCTTGTCACGCAATTCGACAAGTCCGGCAAGTATATTTTTGCAGGCACCTCTAGGGGGTTTCTTAACGTTATCTCTACCGACACCCGTGACATTCTGCATTCAACTCGAGTTACGTCCTCATCTATCAAAAACATTGAGGTTAGTCAATCCGGGCGTTCTCTTGGAATCAATTCGTCAGATCGAGTCATTCGTCAGATCCAGGTGCCGACTCTTCTGTCTACAGAGCCTGATACATGGGAGTTTGAAGTTATTCTCAAATACCAGGACGTGGTGAACAGGCTGCAGTGGAACTCCATCACGTTTGCGTCCAATGGAGAGTACATGCTGGCATCGACTTTCGAGTCACATGACGTGTACATGTGGGAAACGAGCATGGGTTCGCTGGTGAAGATCTTTGAGGGTCCCAAGGAGGAACTGACAGGCATCTCATGGCATCCCAGTCGTCCCATTCTTGCTGCTATCGGTCTGGACTCGGGTAAGATCTTTCTGTGGTCCACTATCACGCCTCAGCGGTGGTCAGCTCTGGCTCCTGACTTCGTTGAGGTCGAAGAGAACATCAACTACGAGGAAAAGGAAGACGAGTTTGATATGGCTGACCAGGAAGATATTGATCAGCAGCGGCAGGACGATGAGGATGGGGAGGTAGATGTGATGACCATTGAGCAGATTAGAGGCGTTGTTGGTCAGCACGAGAGTTTCATTGTGCCTATTGAGTTGTCTGATGTTGAAGAGGCTCCTGTTAGCGATGACGACTAG
- a CDS encoding uncharacterized protein (Compare to YALI0C22836g, some similarities with uniprot|Q8TFK5 Yarrowia lipolytica Cell wall protein): protein MKFSLAIAAAVAGIVSAAANATAVVTQIGDGQIQAPPSTAAAQANGAAALGVSAAAAGVVVVAALF from the coding sequence ATGAAGTTCTCTCTCGCTATCGCTGCCGCTGTTGCCGGCATTGTCTCCGCCGCCGCCAACGCCACTGCCGTCGTCACCCAGATCGGTGATGGCCAGATCCAGGCTCCCCCCTCCACCGCTGCTGCCCAGGCCAACGGTGCCGCTGCTCTTGGTGTCTCTGCCGCCGCTGccggtgttgttgttgtcgcTGCTCTCTTCTAA
- a CDS encoding uncharacterized protein (Compare to YALI0C22924g, weakly similar to uniprot|P08640 Saccharomyces cerevisiae YIR019c STA1 extracellular alpha-1 4-glucan glucosidase), which yields MRFHIAVALLATSVVAQGPFANSTSAVVPQSSQPANSSSSAPQSSAQSTTPLPVSSAPVSSSAVPSSSAVPSSSAAPVSSVPSSSAAPVSSVPSSSAAPVSSVPSSSAAPVSSVPSSSAAPVSSAPSSSAAPVSSVPSSSAAAGSASEAPVAANSTSPVASSAPVSSTTPVSSTTPVSSVAPSSAVPVASNSTSPASSSAPVSSTTPVSSAAPSSEAPVAANSPTPAASSAAPVSSQATTPLPSSAPANSTAPASSSAAAAAGTDAPVAANSTTPVASSAAPTTPLSSTAAAAGTDAPVAANSTTPVASSAAPTTPLSSAATASAVEPASSAAPVANSTTPVVPVGSSTTPVGSSVDAASSAAPVANSTTPVVPVGSSTTPVGSSVDSASSGASAQPASSTNGTAPVPVTSAHDSSAASSATAASSAAAAASKDGAASGTAAPVVTDTEIYTATSTVTATYCPVCESGSKWQHPTGSSVHGVKTVTVTSATKTVTVTCETSGSSTIIHGAEKTTESGVAVVTVTKDVTKTVTVSCYSSGTSTWYAPKVTESGVHVVTVTPGKSVAAVPAPTTVIEGITKTVTVSCLTSGTSTWYEPKVTESGVAVVTVTPGVPAPAPVQSKATTPAAVVPAPAPVVSVSTKTVTENGSVRVEATTVTQPHAVVSKASPVVSVSTKTVTENGSVRVETTTVTKTPAVISNAPEAPAQAPAQSAAPKAPAPGSVKPVPAPSFAVSASPAFPKAPEVAQVSPSSVTGPSQANGGSIAKPTMLVMVLSFAALLI from the coding sequence ATGCGATTCCACATTGCCGTTGCCCTTCTGGCCACCTCGGTGGTTGCCCAGGGTCCCTTTgccaactccacctccgCTGTTGTTCCTCAGTCTTCTCAGCCTGCCAACTCCTCTTCTAGCGCCCCCCAGAGCTCTGCGCAGTCCACTACTCCCCTACCTGTGTCCTCTGCTCCTGTCTCGAGCTCTGCTGTCCCCTCCAGCTCTGCTGTCCCCTCCAGCTCTGCTGCCCCCGTTTCTTCGGTTCCTTCCagctctgctgctcccgtTTCTTCGGTTCCTTCCagctctgctgctcccgtTTCTTCGGTTCCTTCCagctctgctgctcccgtTTCTTCGGTTCCCTCCAGCTCTGCTGCCCCCGTTTCTTCGGCTCCTTCCagctctgctgctcccgtTTCTTCGGTTCCCTCCAGCTCTGCTGCCGCTGGTTCTGCTTCTGAGGCTCCTGTTGCTGCCAACTCTACCTCTCCTGTTGCCAGCTCTGCTCCTGTCAGCTCCACCACTCCTGTCAGCTCTACCACTCCTGTCAGTTCTGTTGCCCCCTCCTCTGCGGTCCCCGTTGCTTCCAATTCTACCTCTCCTGCCTCGAGCTCTGCTCCCGTCAGCTCTACCACCCCTGTGagctctgctgctccttccTCCGAGGCTCCTGTGGCTGCTAACTCCCCCACCCCCgccgcttcttctgctgctcccgtCTCTTCTCAGGCCACCACCCCTCTTCCTTCCTCTGCCCCTGCCAACTCCACTGCTCCCGCCTCTAGCTCTGCCGCAGCTGCCGCTGGTACTGATGCTCCCGTTGCtgccaactccaccacccccgTTGCCAGCTCCGCTGCTCCTACTACCCCTCTGAGCTCcaccgctgctgctgctggtactgATGCCCCCGTTGCtgccaactccaccacccccgTTGCCAGCTCCGCTGCTCCCACCACTCCTCTGAGCTCCGCTGCTACTGCTTCTGCTGTTGAACCCGCCTCTTCTGCCGCTCCCGTTGCCAACTCTACTACTCCTGTGGTCCCCGTTGGCTCGTCTACCACCCCTGTTGGCTCTTCCGTTgatgctgcttcttctgctgctcctgttgcCAACTCTACCACTCCCGTGGTCCCCGTTGGCTCGTCTACCACCCCTGTTGGCTCTTCCGTTGACTCTGCCTCTTCCGGTGCCTCTGCTCAacctgcctcttccaccaaTGGTACTGCTCCCGTTCCCGTTACTTCTGCCCACgactcttctgctgcttcttctgccactgctgcttcttctgccgctgctgctgcctccaAGGACGGAGCTGCCTCTGgaactgctgctcctgtgGTCACTGACACTGAGATCTACACCGCTACCTCCACCGTCACCGCTACCTACTGCCCCGTCTGCGAGTCTGGCTCCAAGTGGCAGCACCCCACCGGCTCCTCCGTCCACGGAGTGAAGACCGTCACCGTCACAAGCGCCACCAAGACTGTCACCGTCACTTGCGAGACATccggctcctccacaatcaTCCACGGTGCCGAGAAGACCACTGAGTCTGGTGTTGCTGTCGTTACTGTCACCAAGGACGTGACCAAGACCGTCACCGTCTCTTGCTACTCTTCCGGCACTTCTACCTGGTACGCTCCTAAGGTCACTGAATCTGGCGTCCACGTTGTCACCGTCACTCCCGGCAagtctgtggctgctgtcCCTGCCCCCACCACCGTCATCGAGGGTATCACCAAGACCGTGACTGTCTCTTGCCTGACCTCCGGTACCTCCACCTGGTACGAGCCCAAGGTCACCGAGTCTGGAGTGGCAGTTGTTACCGTCACCCCCGGTGtccctgctcctgctcctgtcCAGTCCAAGGCTACCACCCCCGCCGCTGTTGTCCCTGCTCCCGCCCCCgttgtctctgtctctacCAAGACTGTCACCGAGAACGGTTCTGTCCGAGTCGAGGCCACCACCGTCACCCAGCCCCACGCCGTAGTCTCCAAGGCTTCCCCCgttgtctctgtctctacCAAGACTGTCACCGAGAATGGCTCCGTCCGAGTCGAGAccaccaccgtcaccaAGACCCCCGCTGTGATCTCCAACGCTCCCGAGGCTCCCGCCCAGGCCCCTGCTCAGTCCGCCGCCCCCAAGGCTCCCGCCCCCGGCTCTGTCAAGCCTGTCCCTGCTCCTTCCTTCGCCGTCTCAGCTTCTCCCGCCTTCCCCAAGGCCCCCGAGGTGGCCCAGGTGTCTCCCTCTTCCGTTACCGGTCCTTCTCAGGCCAACGGTGGCTCCATCGCCAAGCCCACCATGCTGGTTATGGTTCTTTCTTTCGCCGCTCTCCTCATCTAG
- a CDS encoding uncharacterized protein (Compare to YALI0C22880g, no similarity): MILGESSEDQTRIKKTLARTNRVSVSELVISETGMALGYYYLAETHRYSGTPKAYVGWLYRCALMRDPGLKAAVFDSLAKHYHMSGKITQRMIALQTSYLLMPTEQVENAIIELTKIHNFTFDSLATARELLEHTVMIILCGRSPLYILEALHICLHDNYRASGDLEERPSFAEIPHSTRTAHKLSHLLPSALAMLAYKPDLDCLRSYTAIECMNGLVELFGSAPFSVSDSEKVLPGDLLFEELELASIPSFTDIYELRRDLYEQMSCLWATLQRRGQTYNVSYDDFQRVQCIIYLAKSKPALAEKGVFGK, encoded by the coding sequence ATGATTCTGGGCGAGTCGTCCGAGGATCAGACTCGAATCAAAAAGACTCTGGCAAGAACTAACAGAGTCAGCGTCTCGGAGCTGGTAATATCAGAGACGGGAATGGCTCTCGGATACTACTACCTCGCCGAGACTCATCGCTATTCAGGTACACCCAAAGCCTATGTTGGATGGCTCTACAGATGTGCTCTGATGCGAGATCCAGGGCTGAAAGCCGCAGTGTTTGATAGTCTGGCCAAACATTACCACATGTCTGGCAAAATTACCCAACGTATGATCGCCCTACAGACGTCGTATCTATTGATGCCCACCGAACAAGTCGAGAATGCAATCATAGAGCTCACTAAGATTCATAACTTCACATTTGACTCCTTGGCCACCGCCcgagagctgctggaacacACAGTCATGATTATACTATGTGGAAGATCTCCACTGTACATCCTAGAAGCCCTCCATATCTGTCTGCATGACAACTATCGGGCTTCTGGCGACCTCGAAGAGAGACCCTCTTTCGCAGAGATACCACATTCCACACGTACCGCACACAAACTGTCACATCTTTTGCCTTCAGCGCTAGCTATGCTTGCCTACAAACCTGATCTGGATTGTCTGCGGAGCTACACGGCTATAGAATGTATGAatggtcttgttgagctgtTTGGAAGTGCCCCATTCAGTGTCTCTGACTCAGAGAAAGTGCTGCCTGGCGATTTGCTTTTTGAGGAGCTTGAGTTGGCCTCGATTCCTTCTTTTACAGACATTTATGAGCTCCGTAGGGACCTCTATGAGCAGATGAGTTGTCTATGGGCCACACTGCAACGCCGAGGCCAGACTTACAATGTCTCCTATGACGATTTTCAGCGTGTGCAGtgcattatttatttagCCAAATCCAAACCTGCCTTGGCCGAAAAGGGTGTGTTTGGTAAATGA
- a CDS encoding uncharacterized protein (Compare to YALI0C22946g, similar to Saccharomyces cerevisiae VPS8 (YAL002W); ancestral locus Anc_4.129, weakly similar to uniprot|P39702 Saccharomyces cerevisiae YAL002w VPS8 vacuolar sorting protein) produces the protein MGAKKSKKKAKRSRPATSRETLDPLESATSSPTLVNDISQSDSATPTPDLEPTPEPDGVVQKEVVKSDKENSEVKEEEKEEEKKEEKKDTIQPKSPARPSVVRETSFARFTTLPERPNVPATSYDYGDMDNDMDNDMDNGMGNGMDNDMSSVPIASFEPMEPEVEEMEPQMDSMDTEEFGEMQSADHEVEQMQPVEESAEKIVEEPVGEVEMEKRNVELMVREQVEEFTVEEEVAAIEEPEPTIEQANEEFAASPQLNGHDTEPAINHVCTPADPVAPDNTSLTMVAPEPESYESNVHQFSDYTRTSPTEEDIEKLNADLDTTVPSFFKKRNSSTSSRTSIPIVEVEKAEEAVEEHEQEEDQGDSKQNDPLSPTLELALSPVSTPLRTPSPTKSPRAAGLSPVRTPLHLSAVTRSMSPSSSNMEIRPFEKRFETRISSLLKRSGHSRSGSELTSRGSPNAYASPRHLTSLEDSLATDSMSWTKLHNISNQIYSEAGQLEYGEPSALLVTNTICVGTKNGVTLVFDYQQNMKKALVFINSPVTCLAVSSDATFLAVGHESGHVITWDLNILKHDLVIAPQTKNAAVLSIAFVGKRHSCIVSGSAAGKTYLHDGYTSITGRKTRSACIMGQSTPTSLGNKPTTIFACSSLPLGSVSSVTDELGLVAIMTPHILAIISTTPTVMTQFKIGRPKNTNPTLGFIGTLAWYPAVRSSTSVVGSDKPILAYSWANVVTILEIQSGASSGFGKKLKFTSIARHTTSESIVSIQWINRQVLGLITATQSLLIMSFSHGDLHLSASVDLLSKHVLKFDRYSNSLGQLRIARSGSNKEHDDDDNSVPVVPLDSYSSTVCTFKGRIFLLGCYELVVGYTLSWYDKVEILVKQEQYLNAVKLALTYYDSDSGDGVVVGLPVDDTLRRAVVKPAILEVIQKILPRALRAETSLDLAELTSICVDALINLDDTSIDSTIYDMYEDSDHLPLYLDTIATAVFDLRLRSVSPRVFKGLISTYSVSEDTTDKMEEIICTLDPATLDVDTTLGLCKKYGLLDASIYIWNVALNDYISPLSEFFQAIASGDENGIANRAYSYLSYIFSGRIYPTGLKMATSQKEIEAKSSLYYVLLIGNFIVWPKINGRKIPSLVSTDDYPYLKSLITFNPASFYVALDEAFEDHFLNDNVEHAETPIDEHFFQQGGASLTGGTSAQFSEEVSFGRHINRQMIVDVLLQIAPELSPECHVYTLIFIARNYPKYSQFIMLGEGILKSILEHLCVGAPQELRQECELAAEVLISKFRPFDLQWTISLLSEAGYNGALSYIYRTERLFPKLVDHSFATELFDDIFEVVEKSFEETNGSSAKAAKERSKIEESVKTNFEQLIRLSPSRTVSLVSEWCPRLHSVILDSGIESDQQLLYLKSYFHSLRMSGSESPKSPFWVLYITLLARSKEGVLDQLETELSALDFDNCVIESVSSLLKATNNTESLVILLQKKKRYDEALDHLLKVINGAEDGGDHVNHLIEVGARVCDKDETLWNKLLSGLKSEEAISQGFKQLSTDLVSYRLVHKILLHQKHTSARVVKSVVLGVTDNYKFKIRFLQLTKEILDANTYALMMKDLEKQRLRGWKVGSASCDACGKPIYGKGVDGVTLYKAWQQAKIRGREGKMVFKNKGKESCDGERIDGQLTDRVVVFKCGHVFHLGCMNRLGMVDEIGCLICDAEEEGE, from the exons ATGGGTGCTAAAAAGTCCAAGAAAAAGGCCAAGAGATCACGGCCAGCCACCTCCAGAGAGACGTTGGATCCTCTTGAATCAG CCACTTCATCACCGACTCTGGTCAATGATATCAGTCAGAGCGACTCCGCAACTCCCACCCCGGATCTGGAGCCTACGCCCGAGCCGGATGGGGTAGTACAGAAAGAGGTGGTCAAGAgcgacaaggagaacagtgaggtgaaggaggaggaaaaggaggaggaaaagaaggaggaaaagaaggacacgATACAACCCAAATCACCCGCACGGCCGTCTGTTGTGCGAGAAACTTCATTTGCACGGTTCACAACACTGCCTGAACGGCCCAACGTCCCCGCCACCAGCTACGATTATGGCGATATGGACAACGACATGGACAACGACATGGACAACGGCATGGGCAACGGCATGGACAACGACATGAGTTCTGTGCCGATTGCGTCCTTTGAGCCAATGGAGCCGGAGGTAGAGGAAATGGAACCACAGATGGACAGCATGGATACggaggagtttggagaGATGCAATCTGCAGACCACGAGGTTGAGCAGATGCAGCCGGTGGAGGAGTCGGCCGAAAagattgtggaggagcctgtGGGAGAGGTTGAAATGGAGAAGAGGAATGTCGAGCTTATGGTCAGGGAACAAGTCGAGGAATTCACGGTCGAAGAAGAGGTCGCTGCCATTGAAGAACCGGAACCCACGATTGAACAGGCCAATGAGGAGTTCGCTGCTTCGCCTCAGCTGAACGGGCATGACACAGAACCCGCCATCAACCATGTGTGCACGCCGGCAGATCCAGTTGCGCCAGACAACACTTCTCTGACCATGGTGGCTCCGGAACCTGAATCATACGAATCAAATGTACACCAGTTTTCCGACTACACACGCACGTCGCCCACCGAAGAAGATATCGAAAAACTCAACGCTGATTTGGATACTACGGTtccgtccttcttcaaAAAACGCAATTCCTCCACGTCTTCTAGGACCTCTATTCCAATTGTTGAAGTGGAGAAGGCAGAGGAGGCTGTGGAAGAACACGAGCAGGAAGAGGATCAAGGAGACTCGAAACAAAATGATCCTCTGTCTCCAACATTGGAGCTGGCTCTGTCTCCTGTTTCGACGCCTCTAAGAACCCCGTCACCTACGAAATCGCCTCGTGCAGCAGGTTTGTCTCCTGTCAGAACCCCCCTGCACCTCTCGGCAGTCACACGAAGCATGTCTCCCAGTTCTTCCAACATGGAGATTCGTCCATTCGAAAAGCGATTCGAAACCCGAATTTCTTCGCTGTTGAAACGATCTGGACACAGCAGAAGTGGATCTGAGCTTACTAGTCGAGGCTCCCCTAATGCATATGCTAGCCCTCGGCACTTGACGTCTCTGGAAGACTCGCTAGCTACAGATTCCATGTCGTGGACCAAATTGCATAACATTTCGAACCAAATCTACTCCGAGGCTGGCCAATTGGAGTATGGTGAACCCAGTGCCCTTCTGGTGACCAACACCATCTGTGTGGGTACCAAAAACGGAGTGACACTCGTGTTCGACTACCAACAGAACATGAAAAAGGCCCTGGTGTTCATCAACAGTCCTGTCACATGCCTGGCCGTGTCTTCCGATGCCACATTTTTAGCTGTGGGCCATGAATcgggtcatgtgatcaCATGGGACCTGAACATTCTCAAGCATGACCTTGTGATTGCTCCCCAGACCAAGaatgctgctgttctgAGCATTGCGTTTGTTGGTAAGCGTCATTCGTGTATCGTTTCTGGAAGCGCGGCTGGTAAAACCTATTTACATGATGGATACACCAGTATAACTGGTCGAAAGACCCGTTCGGCGTGTATTATGGGTCAATCGACCCCAACTTCTCTGGGAAACAAGCCGACCACCATATTTGCCTGTTCTTCCTTACCACTAGGCTCTGTTTCCTCCGTTACCGATGAACTTGGTTTGGTGGCTATTATGACCCCCCATATCCTGGcaatcatctccaccacacCCACTGTCATGACTCAGTTTAAGATTGGTCGACCCAAAAATACCAATCCCACTCTCGGTTTCATTGGCACTCTGGCGTGGTATCCTGCTGTTCGGAGCAGTACTTCCGTTGTGGGTTCGGACAAGCCTATTCTGGCGTACTCGTGGGCCAACGTTGTGACTATTCTGGAGATTCAGAGCGGTGCCTCTTCTGGGTTCGGAAAGAAGCTCAAGTTCACCAGCATTGCTCGTCACACGACCTCCGAGAGTATTGTTTCCATTCAGTGGATCAACCGGCAGGTTCTGGGTCTAATTACAGCTACCCAATCCTTGTTGATCATGTCTTTCAGCCATGGAGACTTGCATTTGAGTGCCTCTGTTGACCTTCTAAGCAAACATGTGCTCAAGTTTGATCGGTATTCCAATTCTCTTGGACAGTTGCGTATTGCTCGAAGTGGCAGCAACAAGGAAcacgacgacgacgacaatAGCGTTCCTGTGGTTCCTCTGGACTCCTATTCTTCTACTGTTTGCACTTTCAAGGGTCGAATCTTTCTTCTTGGGTGTTATGAGCTCGTAGTTGGATACACCCTTTCGTGGTACGACAAGGTGGAGATTCTGGtcaagcaggagcagtATCTGAATGCTGTCAAGTTGGCTTTGACGTACTATGACAGtgattctggagatggtgttgtggtAGGTTTGCCCGTTGACGACACTCTCCGAAGAGCAGTAGTCAAGCCTGCTATTCTGGAGGTGATTCAGAAGATTCTTCCACGGGCTCTTCGAGCGGAGACCAGTCTTGACTTGGCAGAGCTGACATCTATTTGTGTCGATGCCCTGATAAATCTCGATGACACGTCAATTGATAGCACTATCTACGACATGTACGAGGACTCTGACCACCTGCCGTTGTATCTGGACACTATCGCGACGGCTGTGTTTGATCTCCGGCTTCGGTCTGTGTCACCGCGTGTCTTCAAGGGTCTTATTTCGACGTACTCCGTGTCAGAAGACACTACCGACAAGATGGAAGAGATCATTTGCACATTAGACCCTGCCACCTTGGACGTTGATACCACTCTGGGCCTGTGCAAGAAATATGGTCTGTTGGATGCGTCCATTTACATTTGGAATGTCGCTCTCAATGACTACATTTCTCCGCTGTCTGAGTTCTTCCAGGCCATTGCTTCTGGAGATGAGAATGGTATCGCCAACAGAGCGTACTCTTATCTATCCTATATTTTCTCTGGTCGAATCTACCCCACTGGATTGAAGATGGCTACTTCtcagaaggagattgaggccaAAAGTTCGTTGTATTACGTTCTGTTGATTGGCAACTTCATTGTGTGGCCCAAGATCAATGGACGGAAGATCCCCTCGTTGGTTTCCACCGATGACTACCCTTATCTGAAATCGTTGATCACCTTCAACCCTGCTTCTTTCTACGTGGCTTTAGATGAGGCGTTCGAAGACCATTTCCTGAACGACAACGTTGAGCATGCCGAGACTCCAATTGATGAGCACTTCTTTCAGCAGGGAGGAGCCAGTTTGACCGGTGGGACAAGTGCTCAGTTTTCTGAGGAGGTGTCTTTTGGACGTCACATTAACCGTCAGATGATTGTTgatgttcttcttcagaTTGCCCCCGAGCTATCCCCTGAATGTCATGTGTACACCCTCATTTTCATCGCGAGAAACTATCCCAAGTACTCCCAGTTCATTATGCTTGGAGAAGGTATTCTTAAGTCCATTCTGGAACACTTATGTGTTGGAGCACCTCAAGAACTTCGGCAGGAGTGTGAACTTGCCGCTGAAGTGTTGATTTCCAAGTTCAGGCCGTTCGATCTTCAGTGGACTAtttctcttctgtctgaAGCCGGTTACAATGGTGCTTTGTCTTACATTTATCGCACCGAGAGACTATTCCCCAAGCTAGTTGACCACTCTTTTGCTACCGAGCTGTTCGACGATATCTTTGAAGTGGTTGAGAAGTCGTTTGAAGAGACGAATGGTAGCAGTGCCAAGGCTGCAAAGGAACGGtccaagattgaggagtcAGTCAAGACCAACTTTGAGCAGCTTATCCGGCTTAGTCCGAGTCGAACTGTCTCTTTGGTGTCGGAGTGGTGTCCTCGATTGCATTCTGTTATCCTTGATAGTGGAATTGAGTCTGATCAGCAGCTCCTCTACCTCAAGTCTTACTTCCACAGTCTCAGAATGTCTGGAAGCGAGTCCCCCAAGTCACCTTTTTGGGTCCTTTACATTACATTGCTTGCTCGATCGAAGGAGGGCGTTTTGGATCAACTTGAGACGGAGCTTTCAGCTCTGGACTTTGACAACTGCGTCATCGAGAGTGTTTCATCGTTGCTAAAAGCCACCAATAACACTGAGTCACTGGTCATtctgctgcagaagaagaagcgatACGATGAGGCCCTGGATCATCTGTTGAAAGTAATCAACGGAGCAGAAGACGGTggggatcacgtgaaccATCTTATTGAGGTCGGTGCACGAGTTTGTGACAAGGATGAAACTCTGTGGAACAAGCTTCTGTCTGGCTTGAAATCTGAAGAAGCCATTTCTCAGGGTTTTAAGCAGCTGTCGACTGATCTTGTTTCGTACAGACTGGTTCACAAGATCCTGCTTCACCAGAAGCACACTTCTGCCCGGGTAGTCAAGTCTGTTGTTCTGGGAGTGACTGACAACTACAAGTTCAAAATCCGCTTCCTTCAActcaccaaggagattctAGATGCCAACACGTATGCTCTGATGATGAAGGATTTGGAGAAGCAGCGGTTGAGAGGCTGGAAGGTAGGATCGGCTAGCTGTGACGCTTGTGGCAAACCCATCTACGGAAAGGGCGTCGATG